One Microlunatus soli genomic window carries:
- a CDS encoding DUF4233 domain-containing protein, whose product MKALSLRAGNPMGRAMMVTLFLQLIAFALAIPVMTQLAGIPTVTAVATAGGAAALCLVAGGAFRTPVGYPLGWLAQVAGLALGFVVGVMFVVGGIFLAVYLLAFVLGKKIDNASVQSA is encoded by the coding sequence ATGAAGGCACTGAGCCTGCGGGCCGGCAATCCGATGGGCCGGGCGATGATGGTGACCCTGTTCCTGCAGCTGATCGCCTTCGCTCTGGCGATCCCGGTGATGACCCAGCTCGCCGGCATCCCGACCGTGACCGCCGTCGCCACCGCCGGCGGTGCAGCAGCCCTCTGCCTGGTCGCCGGCGGGGCATTCCGGACGCCGGTCGGCTACCCGCTCGGCTGGCTGGCTCAGGTGGCCGGGCTGGCGCTCGGCTTCGTGGTCGGCGTGATGTTCGTGGTCGGCGGCATCTTCCTTGCGGTCTACCTGCTGGCCTTCGTGCTGGGCAAGAAGATCGACAACGCCTCGGTCCAGAGCGCGTAG
- a CDS encoding inositol monophosphatase family protein: MTEPMAAADLERSINTARRAADEAIRITREMPLGEIRTKKHAADVVTAVDTAVERAVRAIVAEELPDHVVVGEEYGGTAGDGPTWYCDPVDGTTNLAAGIPWTSFSLSMAIGDRPLVAVVADPWRREVLSAVAGRGTFLGDTPMRLDAGPETLTGGVVGSEWAGYQPWPGMDGLLAALAERLCTTRVMGSGTLTLAQPSAGRTSGAVIGEFHPEDHLAAALLCQEAGLAVLDESGAQNPFPAAGGIMVARRGVADELYALWTEALSIFLPSTKASR, encoded by the coding sequence ATGACTGAGCCGATGGCCGCCGCGGACCTGGAGAGATCGATCAACACCGCCAGACGGGCCGCCGACGAGGCGATCCGGATCACCCGCGAGATGCCGCTGGGAGAGATCAGGACCAAGAAGCATGCGGCAGATGTGGTGACGGCGGTGGACACGGCCGTCGAACGAGCGGTGCGAGCGATCGTCGCCGAGGAATTGCCCGATCACGTCGTGGTCGGCGAGGAGTACGGCGGCACCGCAGGCGACGGCCCGACCTGGTATTGCGACCCGGTGGACGGCACCACCAATCTCGCGGCCGGCATCCCGTGGACGTCGTTCTCGCTGTCGATGGCGATCGGCGACCGTCCGCTGGTCGCTGTGGTCGCCGATCCGTGGCGCCGCGAGGTGCTGTCGGCTGTTGCCGGACGCGGAACCTTCCTCGGCGATACCCCGATGCGACTCGATGCCGGACCGGAGACGCTGACCGGCGGAGTGGTCGGCAGCGAGTGGGCAGGCTACCAACCATGGCCGGGGATGGACGGGTTGCTGGCCGCCCTGGCCGAGCGGCTCTGCACGACCCGGGTGATGGGATCGGGCACTCTGACCCTGGCCCAGCCGTCGGCCGGCCGAACCTCCGGCGCGGTGATCGGCGAATTCCATCCCGAAGATCATCTGGCCGCCGCCCTGCTGTGTCAGGAAGCCGGGCTGGCGGTGCTGGACGAGTCCGGGGCGCAGAACCCCTTCCCCGCAGCCGGCGGAATCATGGTCGCCCGGCGCGGGGTTGCCGACGAGCTCTACGCGCTCTGGACCGAGGCGTTGTCGATCTTCTTGCCCAGCACGAAGGCCAGCAGGTAG
- a CDS encoding LLM class flavin-dependent oxidoreductase, producing MTPGERRRLRFGVLGTDDADVADQARQAEALGFDIFALSDHLHGSRPTLEPWTALTWAAAATERIAVLTDVLGLPYREPPVLAKMAETLDRLSGGRLILGLGNGGYEPEFAAFGLATRTPGQKVAALGEAIEILRALWSGRATTSDGEHYRLTDAVIAPPPEHPIPIWVGSYGPKALAQTGALADGWLPSIQRLEPDQAAAMKKAVDEAAVSAGRHPGDLSYACNIQVGSGDAGTTVRQLRDIAALGFDTFVVAGLTDSRAREQFAREIVPLVVGD from the coding sequence ATGACACCGGGTGAGCGACGCCGGCTTCGGTTCGGCGTGCTCGGGACCGACGATGCCGATGTCGCCGACCAGGCGCGTCAGGCCGAGGCGCTGGGGTTCGACATCTTCGCCCTCAGTGATCATCTGCACGGCAGTCGACCGACTCTCGAGCCATGGACCGCGTTGACGTGGGCCGCTGCGGCGACGGAGCGGATCGCGGTGCTCACCGACGTGCTCGGGTTGCCCTACCGGGAGCCGCCGGTGCTGGCCAAGATGGCCGAGACGCTGGACCGGCTGTCCGGCGGACGGCTGATCCTCGGACTGGGCAACGGTGGCTACGAGCCGGAGTTCGCGGCGTTCGGGCTGGCAACGCGGACACCGGGACAGAAGGTGGCCGCGCTGGGGGAGGCGATCGAGATCCTGCGCGCGCTCTGGTCGGGCCGAGCGACGACGTCGGACGGGGAGCACTACCGGCTGACTGACGCCGTGATCGCGCCACCCCCGGAGCACCCGATCCCGATCTGGGTCGGTTCGTACGGACCGAAGGCACTGGCCCAGACCGGGGCTCTGGCCGACGGCTGGCTGCCCTCGATCCAGCGGCTCGAACCGGACCAGGCCGCAGCCATGAAGAAGGCGGTCGACGAAGCGGCGGTGTCGGCCGGCCGGCATCCGGGCGATCTGAGCTACGCCTGCAACATCCAGGTCGGCTCCGGTGACGCCGGGACGACCGTCCGGCAGCTCCGGGACATCGCCGCGCTGGGTTTCGACACCTTCGTGGTCGCCGGACTGACCGACAGCCGCGCCCGTGAGCAGTTCGCCCGGGAGATCGTGCCGCTCGTCGTCGGCGACTGA
- a CDS encoding TetR/AcrR family transcriptional regulator, which yields MTTAPRRRGPDPAKQQAVLDASLSVFSELGYAAASIELIAARADVSTRTIYNHFDGKAALLQATIADSAARVAAAQVEIIDRHLGQASEHRDDLTAALIAFATDWTRPLPDQAEHHALVEQMRAEIGRIPPNALDAWQEAGPLHVRRALARAFAALADRGSLRVEDPDLAALHFTRLVTITDPLRPGRRVTRKQAAAMITAGVEAFLHGYSRD from the coding sequence ATGACGACAGCCCCACGACGTCGCGGTCCCGATCCGGCCAAACAGCAGGCCGTCCTCGATGCATCGTTGTCGGTGTTCAGCGAACTGGGCTATGCCGCGGCGAGCATCGAGCTGATCGCCGCCCGAGCCGATGTCTCGACCCGAACGATCTACAACCATTTCGACGGCAAGGCAGCCCTGCTCCAGGCAACCATCGCCGACAGCGCGGCCCGCGTGGCCGCAGCACAGGTCGAGATCATCGACCGACACCTCGGTCAGGCATCCGAGCACCGGGACGACCTCACTGCAGCGCTGATCGCGTTCGCGACCGACTGGACCCGTCCGTTGCCTGATCAGGCCGAGCATCACGCGCTGGTCGAGCAGATGCGTGCCGAGATCGGTCGGATCCCGCCGAACGCCCTCGACGCCTGGCAGGAGGCCGGCCCGCTGCACGTCCGCCGAGCGCTGGCACGAGCCTTCGCCGCTCTGGCCGACCGCGGCAGCTTACGGGTCGAGGATCCCGATCTCGCGGCCCTGCACTTCACCCGACTCGTCACGATCACCGATCCACTGCGCCCCGGGCGACGGGTGACCAGGAAGCAGGCTGCGGCAATGATCACCGCCGGCGTCGAGGCCTTCCTGCACGGCTACTCCCGCGACTGA
- a CDS encoding glycerophosphodiester phosphodiesterase: protein MTSLTPGGPFRAIAHRGEPIGHRENTLPGVAAALQAGADIVEIDVKVTADGQVVLLHDLTLDRLWNDPRTVTEVDHDQIEQIPSLAAALELIGPSGKALLIDMDSEDWAEPSRLVVAEAVRSGVITVDQAIWCGRFDSLRVIREADPQARIIFSWDEGDQDGRLPSDAMVADLAPEAFNPHWPMVDDAVLGWIADHGLASCCWTVDDEAVMRQLLDRGVTAMITNRIGLLQELRR, encoded by the coding sequence ATGACCTCGCTGACACCCGGCGGGCCGTTCCGCGCGATCGCCCACCGCGGAGAGCCGATCGGGCACCGGGAGAACACGCTGCCCGGCGTCGCCGCCGCTCTGCAGGCCGGCGCCGACATCGTCGAGATCGACGTCAAGGTCACCGCCGACGGTCAGGTGGTGCTCCTGCACGATCTGACCCTGGACCGGCTGTGGAACGATCCGCGCACGGTCACCGAGGTCGACCATGATCAGATCGAGCAGATCCCGTCACTGGCAGCAGCACTGGAGTTGATCGGACCGTCGGGCAAGGCCCTGTTGATCGACATGGACTCTGAGGACTGGGCCGAACCGAGCCGGCTGGTGGTCGCCGAAGCGGTCCGATCCGGGGTGATCACTGTCGACCAGGCGATCTGGTGCGGTCGGTTCGACTCGTTGCGGGTGATCCGGGAGGCAGATCCGCAGGCCCGGATCATCTTCTCCTGGGACGAAGGTGATCAGGACGGCCGGTTGCCGTCCGATGCGATGGTCGCCGACCTGGCGCCGGAGGCGTTCAATCCGCATTGGCCGATGGTGGACGACGCCGTCCTGGGCTGGATCGCCGATCATGGACTGGCCAGCTGCTGCTGGACCGTCGACGACGAGGCGGTGATGCGGCAGTTACTGGATCGCGGTGTGACCGCGATGATCACCAACCGGATCGGACTGCTGCAGGAACTCCGCCGATGA
- a CDS encoding ABC transporter ATP-binding protein → MTTHDQGLVLAGIGKDLGGRTIVDDLDLTVATGELVCLLGPSGCGKTTTLRMIAGFLTPDLGTVTIDGSDVTRVPPEKRPTAMVFQNYALWPHMTVFDNVAYALRLRKTPKAELTERVHEMLELVNLMHHVKSRPARISGGEQQRVALARALVQRPAVLLLDEPLSNLDAKLRVRVREDIREIQQRLGITTVVVTHDQDEALSISDRVAVMNAGRIEQYSEPVQLYRHPATRFVGGFVGAMNTFDAELLAGIPVDRPVPPGDGPRTVGVRPENVIIVGAGETGTSATITRTIPRGHFTELVLEVSGDLSLRAFAATTAEHAVGDTVGLRLSSVLIYDETGALA, encoded by the coding sequence ATGACAACCCACGATCAAGGCCTGGTGCTGGCCGGGATCGGCAAGGATCTCGGCGGCCGGACGATCGTCGACGATCTCGACCTGACCGTGGCCACGGGCGAGCTGGTCTGCCTGCTCGGACCGTCCGGCTGCGGCAAGACGACGACATTGCGAATGATCGCCGGGTTCCTGACCCCCGACCTCGGCACGGTCACCATCGACGGCAGCGACGTCACCCGGGTGCCGCCGGAGAAGCGGCCGACCGCAATGGTCTTCCAGAACTACGCCCTCTGGCCGCACATGACAGTCTTCGACAACGTCGCCTACGCGTTGCGGTTGCGCAAGACCCCGAAGGCCGAGCTGACCGAGCGGGTGCACGAGATGCTCGAGTTGGTCAACCTGATGCACCACGTGAAGAGTCGGCCGGCCCGGATCTCCGGCGGTGAACAGCAGCGGGTGGCGCTGGCCCGTGCCCTGGTGCAACGACCGGCGGTACTGCTGCTGGACGAACCGTTGAGCAACCTGGACGCCAAGCTGCGGGTGCGAGTCCGGGAGGACATCCGTGAGATCCAGCAGCGACTCGGCATCACCACGGTAGTGGTCACCCACGATCAGGACGAGGCGCTCAGCATCTCCGATCGGGTGGCGGTGATGAACGCGGGCCGGATCGAGCAGTATTCCGAGCCGGTCCAGCTCTACCGGCACCCGGCGACCCGGTTCGTCGGTGGCTTCGTCGGTGCGATGAACACCTTCGACGCCGAGCTGCTCGCCGGGATCCCCGTGGATCGACCGGTCCCGCCGGGTGACGGACCGCGCACGGTCGGGGTCCGCCCCGAGAATGTGATCATCGTCGGTGCCGGCGAGACCGGAACGAGCGCAACAATCACCCGGACCATTCCACGTGGGCACTTCACCGAGCTGGTGTTGGAGGTCTCCGGAGATCTGTCGCTGCGAGCCTTCGCCGCAACGACCGCCGAGCATGCCGTCGGCGACACCGTCGGTCTCCGGTTGTCCTCGGTGTTGATCTACGACGAGACCGGAGCACTGGCATGA
- a CDS encoding ABC transporter permease yields MTGIAAVVRRILTVIFIVALLIFIVGPLLWLAIRAFATSWTYPHLLPDGWTLKWWRTVFANPQLFSSMRLSVAFAVTTLLVSSAICLPAAYAFARFDFPGRRIFLIGLFATNAFPKTGLFVALAALFYAFNLMSTFAGVVIVHLLGTIVFMTWIPAAAFASVPRSLEEAARDAGASRFRVFFTITLPMALPGILVALIMSFLASFDEAQGTYLVGAPVFYTMPTTMYSLVLNYPRQVAAVFSILLSIPSVILLMLVRKHVMGGQLAEGFQIR; encoded by the coding sequence ATGACGGGCATCGCTGCGGTGGTCCGACGGATCCTGACCGTGATCTTCATCGTCGCTCTGCTGATCTTCATCGTCGGGCCGTTGCTCTGGTTGGCGATCCGGGCCTTCGCGACCAGCTGGACCTATCCCCACCTGTTGCCCGACGGCTGGACACTGAAGTGGTGGCGGACGGTGTTCGCCAATCCGCAGCTGTTCTCCTCGATGCGGCTGAGTGTCGCCTTCGCCGTCACCACGTTGCTGGTCTCCAGCGCGATCTGCCTGCCGGCGGCGTACGCCTTCGCCCGCTTCGACTTTCCCGGCCGGAGGATCTTCCTGATCGGGCTGTTCGCCACCAACGCCTTCCCCAAGACCGGCCTGTTCGTCGCGCTGGCCGCACTGTTCTACGCGTTCAACCTGATGAGCACGTTCGCCGGCGTGGTGATCGTGCACCTGCTCGGCACCATCGTCTTCATGACCTGGATCCCGGCGGCGGCGTTCGCGTCGGTGCCACGCAGCCTGGAGGAGGCGGCCCGGGACGCCGGCGCGAGCCGCTTCAGGGTGTTCTTCACGATCACCTTGCCGATGGCGCTGCCGGGCATCCTGGTGGCGTTGATCATGAGCTTCCTGGCCTCCTTCGACGAAGCACAAGGCACCTATCTGGTCGGCGCGCCGGTGTTCTATACGATGCCGACGACGATGTACTCCTTGGTGCTGAACTATCCACGCCAGGTGGCGGCGGTGTTCTCGATCCTGCTGTCCATCCCCTCGGTGATCTTGCTGATGCTGGTTCGCAAGCATGTGATGGGCGGCCAATTGGCAGAAGGGTTCCAGATCCGATGA
- a CDS encoding ABC transporter permease, producing MSRQRKRSSGSSALLGLALASPPIIVAAIFVGFPILVAIAYSLGHVGGLNQTIATIARGQHTVSSWYQQTLGAYRDVFTDPRFRKDLLVTVVITLISTLAVVVLAWVIAIYLRTSPEDQKLRSAVAKLVSGLAVVPMFIPVVIASWAMLTFYARDGFVRSICAHLGLEGPTWGYTMVCVTIGLVWTHLPFATLMITSGVQGVPDSLLEAARDAGAGLITIVRTVVAPLTLVPTVIALTFTAIGTLGAFTVPYFTGPNAPSMLGVDMVSYFQSFNRPQQSVVMAVVVFAVAAVFGAFYVWANFRSARDAGRV from the coding sequence ATGTCGCGGCAACGCAAGCGGTCCAGCGGGTCGTCCGCCCTGCTCGGTTTGGCACTGGCCAGTCCGCCGATCATTGTCGCGGCGATCTTCGTCGGGTTCCCGATCTTGGTCGCGATCGCGTACAGCTTGGGCCATGTCGGCGGGCTGAACCAGACGATCGCCACCATCGCCCGCGGCCAACACACGGTTTCTTCCTGGTATCAGCAGACGCTCGGCGCCTACCGGGACGTGTTCACCGATCCGCGCTTCCGCAAGGATCTGCTGGTGACCGTGGTGATCACGTTGATCTCCACGCTGGCAGTGGTGGTGTTGGCCTGGGTGATCGCGATCTATCTGCGGACCAGTCCGGAGGACCAGAAGCTGCGTTCGGCGGTGGCCAAGCTGGTCTCCGGGCTGGCCGTGGTGCCGATGTTCATCCCGGTGGTGATCGCCTCCTGGGCGATGCTCACCTTCTACGCCCGGGACGGCTTCGTCCGGTCGATCTGTGCCCATCTCGGGCTGGAGGGACCGACCTGGGGCTACACCATGGTCTGCGTGACGATCGGGTTGGTCTGGACGCATCTGCCGTTCGCGACGCTGATGATCACCTCCGGGGTGCAGGGAGTACCGGATTCGCTGTTGGAGGCAGCGCGGGACGCCGGCGCGGGTCTGATCACGATCGTCCGGACGGTGGTCGCACCACTGACCCTGGTGCCGACGGTGATCGCTCTGACCTTCACCGCGATCGGCACCCTGGGCGCCTTCACGGTGCCCTACTTCACCGGCCCGAACGCCCCCAGCATGCTCGGCGTCGACATGGTGTCCTACTTCCAGTCCTTCAATCGACCGCAGCAGTCGGTGGTGATGGCGGTGGTGGTGTTCGCGGTGGCTGCCGTCTTCGGCGCCTTCTACGTCTGGGCGAACTTCCGGTCCGCCCGCGATGCCGGACGGGTCTGA
- a CDS encoding extracellular solute-binding protein, with protein sequence MDRRRFIAFGIAAAAGTAGLTACQGNGPGATTAGGGSGGGGAKNALTVYCGADTNIQDLWTKTLIPGFEKANQGTKITFQFDLHGQNSDQVLNKIAAATQQKKDPGIDFLESMGDRAGEAGLLADPSGKVANLTGVLPDLQAAAAKNSIPYRGSSVLLAYLPDKVGTPPKSLDELLVWIKKNPGKFAYNSPDTGGAGDSFVQTVLTKYLSAADLKTMTTGYHKDLEGKWDKGFATLAGLNTSMYQKGVYPNGNNGTLELLLQKEIWMCPAWSDQFISGRKSGVVPKEAEALQITDPSFTGGGTYAGVLSASTKQDAAFKLANWLLEPTQQAAIATAIAGYPAIAMDKLPGTVKSEFADADPGNLRPGFNSDMDADMKNLWQQKVPGN encoded by the coding sequence ATGGATCGACGTAGGTTCATTGCGTTCGGAATCGCTGCAGCCGCCGGCACCGCCGGCCTGACTGCCTGCCAGGGCAACGGCCCGGGCGCGACCACTGCCGGCGGCGGAAGCGGCGGGGGCGGTGCGAAGAACGCGCTGACCGTCTACTGCGGAGCCGACACCAACATCCAGGATCTGTGGACCAAGACCCTGATTCCCGGCTTCGAGAAGGCCAACCAGGGCACCAAGATCACCTTCCAGTTCGACCTGCACGGCCAGAACTCCGATCAGGTGCTGAACAAGATCGCCGCCGCCACCCAGCAGAAGAAGGATCCGGGCATCGACTTCCTGGAGTCGATGGGCGACCGGGCCGGCGAGGCCGGGCTGCTCGCCGACCCGTCCGGCAAGGTCGCCAACCTGACCGGCGTGCTGCCCGACCTGCAGGCGGCCGCGGCGAAGAACTCCATCCCCTACCGCGGCTCCTCGGTGCTGCTGGCCTACCTGCCGGACAAGGTGGGGACGCCGCCGAAGTCGCTGGACGAACTGCTCGTCTGGATCAAGAAGAACCCCGGCAAGTTCGCCTACAACTCGCCCGACACCGGCGGTGCCGGTGATTCCTTCGTGCAGACCGTGCTCACCAAATACCTGTCCGCGGCCGATCTGAAGACGATGACCACCGGCTACCACAAGGACCTGGAGGGCAAGTGGGACAAGGGTTTCGCGACCCTCGCCGGACTGAACACGTCGATGTATCAGAAGGGCGTCTACCCCAACGGCAACAACGGCACCCTGGAACTCCTGCTGCAGAAGGAGATCTGGATGTGCCCGGCCTGGAGCGATCAGTTCATCAGCGGCCGCAAGTCCGGGGTCGTACCGAAGGAGGCCGAGGCTCTGCAGATCACCGACCCGAGCTTCACCGGCGGCGGCACCTACGCCGGCGTGTTGTCCGCATCGACCAAGCAGGATGCTGCCTTCAAACTGGCGAACTGGCTGTTGGAACCCACCCAGCAGGCCGCCATCGCGACCGCGATCGCCGGCTACCCGGCGATCGCGATGGACAAACTCCCGGGGACGGTGAAGTCCGAGTTCGCCGACGCCGACCCGGGCAACCTGCGGCCGGGCTTCAACTCCGACATGGACGCCGACATGAAGAACCTGTGGCAGCAGAAGGTGCCCGGCAACTGA
- the ndk gene encoding nucleoside-diphosphate kinase: protein MTASTPVQRSFVLLKPDAVRRGLVGSVLSRFEAKGLSIVALQLRQVDGELSDQHYAEHVERDFYPPLREFITSGPSIAMIVEGDEAIEVVRALNGATDGRKAAPGTIRGDLSLSNRENLVHGSDSPESAAREIALWFPEHS from the coding sequence ATGACAGCAAGCACCCCGGTTCAGCGTTCCTTCGTCCTGCTCAAGCCCGACGCCGTACGGCGCGGCCTGGTGGGGTCGGTGCTGAGCCGGTTCGAGGCCAAGGGTTTGTCGATCGTGGCGCTGCAGCTGCGGCAGGTCGACGGAGAGCTCTCCGATCAGCATTACGCCGAGCACGTCGAGCGGGACTTCTACCCGCCGCTGCGGGAGTTCATCACCTCCGGCCCGTCGATCGCGATGATCGTGGAGGGTGACGAGGCGATCGAGGTGGTCCGCGCGCTGAACGGTGCCACCGACGGACGGAAGGCCGCTCCGGGCACCATTCGCGGTGACCTGTCGCTGTCCAACCGGGAAAATCTGGTGCACGGATCCGATTCGCCGGAGTCGGCCGCCCGCGAGATCGCCCTCTGGTTCCCCGAGCACAGCTGA
- a CDS encoding sensor histidine kinase, translated as MPTHLAGLLRASEGTGVGAELPTRSLIFDCLLAGVFFACGSAFLPLFFAQWRPIDAAFVALVCLPLMLRRRLPRISFVLCQVFGLFQVWWPSPIGLHDGALLFSLYSLVGFTNRRTGLYGLAVLLVVAFSGAVNDWWGFVDDQLSKAFSTTPSLLTRVATTAGMIALVFAAWASGERLRSARMGQVALTDRAEQLEREREQQSRIAAAAERARIAREMHDVIAHALSVMIAQADGAAYVIDSSPATAKTALERISGTGRDSLTQMRGLLGLLREGEDDPSRAAVPQPGVEQLPQLVEQAGATGLTVTLEQTGNADKVAEMTGLTIYRLVQESLTNARKHGGDQVRLVIDFGADGTDLRVINSVADTDKRLQTGEPGHGLQGMKERVGAVGGRLTTGPQADGFEVHAWLPHLPATVAPAEPTAGES; from the coding sequence ATGCCGACCCACCTGGCGGGCCTGCTGCGGGCCAGCGAAGGGACCGGGGTCGGTGCCGAGCTGCCGACCCGGAGCCTGATCTTCGACTGCCTGCTCGCCGGGGTGTTCTTCGCCTGTGGGTCGGCGTTCCTGCCGCTGTTCTTTGCGCAGTGGCGCCCGATCGATGCGGCGTTCGTCGCGTTGGTCTGCCTGCCGTTGATGTTGCGGCGCAGGTTGCCGCGGATCTCGTTCGTGCTCTGCCAGGTCTTCGGGCTGTTCCAGGTCTGGTGGCCGAGCCCGATCGGCCTGCATGACGGGGCGCTGCTGTTCTCGCTCTATTCCCTGGTCGGTTTCACCAATCGGCGGACCGGCCTCTACGGGTTGGCGGTGCTGTTGGTGGTGGCCTTCTCCGGGGCGGTCAACGACTGGTGGGGTTTCGTCGATGATCAACTCTCCAAGGCCTTCTCCACCACGCCCAGCCTGCTGACCAGGGTCGCCACCACCGCCGGGATGATCGCACTGGTCTTCGCCGCGTGGGCCTCGGGTGAGCGGCTGCGGTCGGCTCGGATGGGGCAGGTGGCGCTGACCGATCGCGCCGAGCAACTCGAACGAGAACGGGAGCAGCAGTCCAGGATCGCGGCGGCCGCCGAACGGGCCCGGATCGCGCGCGAGATGCACGACGTGATCGCGCACGCGCTGTCGGTGATGATCGCCCAGGCCGACGGTGCTGCGTACGTGATCGACAGCAGCCCCGCGACGGCGAAGACCGCATTGGAACGGATCTCCGGCACCGGCCGGGACTCGCTGACCCAGATGCGTGGTCTGCTCGGGCTGCTCCGGGAGGGCGAGGACGACCCGAGCCGTGCGGCGGTGCCGCAGCCGGGCGTGGAGCAGCTGCCCCAGCTGGTGGAGCAGGCCGGCGCGACCGGACTGACGGTGACGTTGGAGCAGACCGGCAATGCCGACAAGGTGGCCGAGATGACCGGCCTGACGATCTACCGGCTGGTGCAGGAGAGCCTGACCAACGCCCGCAAGCACGGCGGTGACCAGGTCCGGCTGGTGATCGACTTCGGCGCCGACGGCACCGACCTGCGGGTGATCAACAGTGTCGCCGACACCGACAAGAGGCTGCAGACCGGCGAACCGGGGCATGGCCTGCAGGGCATGAAGGAGCGGGTCGGTGCGGTCGGCGGTCGGCTGACCACCGGTCCGCAGGCGGACGGATTCGAGGTTCACGCCTGGTTGCCGCATCTTCCCGCTACCGTGGCGCCAGCAGAACCGACGGCAGGAGAGAGCTGA
- a CDS encoding response regulator transcription factor: MTIKVYLVDDQELVRAGFAMVIGSQPDMEVVGQASNGADAVDQLAVTAVDVVIMDVRMPRMDGVAATKIITERYPDGPKVIVLTTFDLDEHAFSALRAGAAGFLLKDTPPDRLLESIRTVHDGDSVVAPSTTKRLIERFVDEVPEPHAADTSQLADLTDREREVMLEIANGLSNSEIAAKFFVSEATVKTHVGRILAKTGLRDRVALVVLAYRTGLVRPTG, translated from the coding sequence ATGACGATCAAGGTGTATCTGGTCGATGATCAGGAGCTGGTCCGTGCCGGTTTCGCCATGGTGATCGGTTCGCAGCCCGATATGGAGGTGGTCGGGCAAGCGAGCAACGGTGCCGACGCGGTCGATCAGCTCGCCGTGACCGCTGTCGATGTGGTGATCATGGACGTCCGGATGCCCCGGATGGACGGGGTCGCGGCAACCAAGATCATCACCGAGCGGTATCCGGACGGGCCGAAGGTGATCGTACTGACCACCTTCGATCTGGACGAACACGCCTTCTCCGCGCTGCGGGCCGGTGCGGCAGGATTTCTGCTCAAGGACACCCCGCCGGACCGGTTGCTGGAGTCGATCCGGACCGTGCACGACGGCGACTCGGTCGTCGCACCGAGCACCACCAAACGGCTGATCGAACGCTTCGTCGACGAGGTTCCCGAGCCGCACGCCGCCGACACCTCCCAGTTGGCCGACCTCACCGACCGGGAACGGGAGGTGATGTTGGAGATCGCCAACGGCCTGAGCAACTCCGAGATCGCCGCCAAGTTCTTCGTCAGCGAGGCCACGGTCAAGACCCACGTCGGCCGGATCCTGGCCAAGACCGGGCTGCGGGACCGGGTCGCGCTGGTCGTGCTGGCCTATCGCACCGGTCTGGTCCGGCCGACCGGGTAG